One bacterium genomic window carries:
- a CDS encoding nitronate monooxygenase yields MNPTIPKLKIGNFEATIPIIQGGMSIGISLSGLASAVANEGGIGVIGSAGIGMLEPDFVKNVSAANKRALQNEIRNAKKLTKGIIGVNILVALSDCDELVLAAIDENVDLIFLGAGLPLKNPKNMPPDRLTKALAKIIPIVSSARSAHIIFQYWAEHYKSVPNAVVVEGPLAGGHLGFKRENIDNPTYALEQLVPEVVSAIKPFEKQFNKNIPVVAAGGIYTGTDIYKIMKLGADGVQMATRFVATHECDASLAFRQKYLKCEKKDIGIIDSPVGLPGRAIINQFLENVSKKMNNPLVCPWKCLRTCNFRKAPYCIALALTKAKLGNNKEGFCFAGANAYRVDKIISVKELIDSLLAEYKKASSLSPA; encoded by the coding sequence ATGAATCCAACAATCCCAAAATTAAAAATCGGCAACTTTGAAGCCACAATCCCCATCATTCAAGGCGGAATGAGTATCGGAATTTCCCTCTCCGGACTTGCATCTGCAGTCGCAAACGAAGGCGGTATCGGAGTTATCGGAAGTGCCGGTATCGGTATGCTTGAACCGGATTTTGTCAAAAACGTTAGCGCCGCCAATAAAAGAGCGCTCCAAAACGAAATCCGAAACGCAAAAAAACTGACAAAAGGAATTATTGGCGTAAATATACTCGTGGCTCTTTCCGATTGTGATGAACTTGTACTTGCCGCAATAGATGAAAACGTGGATTTGATTTTCCTCGGCGCTGGACTTCCTCTAAAAAACCCAAAAAATATGCCTCCCGATAGATTGACAAAAGCCTTAGCTAAAATTATTCCTATAGTGTCTTCCGCAAGAAGCGCACATATTATATTTCAATACTGGGCAGAACATTACAAATCCGTTCCCAATGCCGTAGTAGTTGAAGGCCCACTCGCCGGCGGACACCTCGGCTTTAAAAGAGAAAATATCGACAACCCTACTTATGCTCTGGAACAGCTAGTCCCTGAAGTTGTTTCTGCAATAAAACCTTTTGAAAAACAATTCAATAAAAATATCCCGGTAGTAGCCGCTGGTGGTATTTATACGGGAACGGATATTTATAAAATTATGAAATTAGGCGCAGACGGAGTCCAGATGGCAACAAGATTCGTTGCAACTCACGAGTGTGATGCTTCTCTGGCGTTTAGACAAAAATATCTAAAATGTGAGAAAAAAGATATCGGCATAATTGATAGTCCTGTGGGACTGCCGGGAAGAGCAATAATAAATCAATTTTTAGAAAATGTTTCTAAAAAGATGAATAACCCTCTTGTATGCCCATGGAAATGTTTAAGAACTTGCAATTTTAGAAAAGCCCCCTACTGCATCGCTCTTGCGCTTACTAAAGCTAAACTCGGAAATAATAAAGAGGGTTTCTGTTTTGCAGGCGCAAATGCATACCGCGTAGATAAAATAATCTCCGTAAAAGAACTAATCGACAGCCTACTGGCAGAATATAAAAAAGCTTCCTCCCTCTCCCCCGCCTAG
- a CDS encoding pitrilysin family protein — translation MKYLKIALILFFAAGLSAETFQYPDIAGLTYKPINWTPQKPIRRQLDNGIVVYLLEDHELPFIDAGMYIKAGALYDTKDKVGLAALTAQTLRAGGTKNISPDEINNKLEYDASEIEFNTSGSYVHCSFAALKENFDATLNLLVDILMNPAFQEDKFKAEVTSVQEGIRRRNDSPVDAGLTNFTKKLRKGHPTGWFTTLETVNNISRKDVIAFHKKYYVPDGAIIAIAGDFNADSIVNELNVAFKEWKKTNVKLPVIPDIPLKYERKVYYVEKDVSQSTIIMGHLGILKKDPNLYPLEIGNYILGGSMSSWLHRAVRDNAGLAYLINSYFTPGQLYRGNIGAFSQTDAKNTVKTVEIILSEIDRITKTEVDSIEFAKTKDAIKNRFIFKFESPFDIVMNQASLEFFNMPLDFYDKYLGNIDKVTRTSMLDALKQNLFADKMEILVVGNAKYFDKSLSTLGTVEKIKLEK, via the coding sequence ATGAAATACCTAAAAATAGCTCTCATACTATTTTTCGCAGCCGGCTTGTCCGCCGAAACATTCCAATACCCGGATATCGCCGGACTTACTTATAAACCGATTAACTGGACTCCTCAAAAACCCATCAGACGCCAGCTCGATAACGGTATCGTCGTATACCTGCTGGAAGACCACGAATTGCCTTTCATCGATGCAGGTATGTATATTAAAGCAGGTGCCCTCTACGACACTAAAGATAAAGTAGGACTCGCTGCCTTAACGGCACAAACACTCAGAGCAGGCGGAACTAAAAATATCTCTCCCGATGAAATAAATAATAAATTGGAATATGATGCTTCGGAAATCGAATTTAATACTTCCGGCTCTTATGTTCATTGCTCTTTTGCTGCTCTGAAAGAAAATTTCGATGCCACCCTAAACCTGCTCGTAGATATCCTTATGAATCCTGCTTTCCAGGAAGATAAATTCAAAGCAGAAGTTACTTCTGTGCAGGAAGGTATAAGAAGAAGAAACGATTCGCCCGTCGATGCAGGGCTCACAAACTTTACAAAAAAACTCCGTAAAGGACACCCCACAGGATGGTTCACTACACTGGAAACTGTAAATAATATTTCCCGTAAAGACGTAATCGCTTTTCATAAAAAATATTATGTCCCCGATGGCGCAATAATCGCTATAGCCGGTGACTTCAACGCAGACTCAATCGTTAACGAATTAAACGTTGCCTTTAAAGAATGGAAAAAAACTAATGTCAAACTTCCGGTTATTCCTGATATACCTCTTAAATACGAAAGAAAAGTCTATTACGTTGAAAAAGATGTATCCCAGAGTACCATAATAATGGGTCATTTAGGTATCTTAAAAAAAGACCCCAACTTATACCCTCTCGAAATAGGAAACTATATACTCGGAGGTAGTATGAGTAGCTGGCTTCACAGGGCAGTAAGAGATAATGCAGGACTGGCTTACCTTATAAATAGCTACTTTACGCCGGGACAGTTATATAGAGGAAATATCGGAGCATTCTCCCAGACCGATGCGAAAAATACCGTAAAAACAGTAGAGATTATTCTTAGTGAAATAGATAGAATTACCAAAACGGAAGTAGATAGCATTGAATTCGCCAAAACTAAAGACGCTATCAAAAATAGGTTCATATTCAAATTCGAGTCTCCTTTTGATATAGTAATGAACCAGGCTTCTCTCGAATTCTTTAATATGCCTCTGGATTTCTATGACAAATATCTCGGGAATATAGATAAAGTTACAAGAACTTCTATGCTTGATGCTCTAAAACAAAACCTATTCGCAGATAAAATGGAAATTCTCGTCGTGGGAAATGCTAAATACTTTGACAAATCCCTCTCCACTCTCGGCACCGTAGAAAAAATTAAACTCGAAAAATAA
- the efp gene encoding elongation factor P — MAIIKDLKKGTFVRINNEYYTIVDYAHIKMGRGGAVQRVKMKSVKTGAVTENTYNPDENIEIVKVNEKPMQYLYKESGFYYFMDPTTYEQTPLAENIIKDILKYLKEQMTILVLMADEEILGVRLQNSCELKIIETEPPLKSARISGGLKPAKLETGAIVQVPLFVEAGEVIKIDTRTDEYISRVQ; from the coding sequence ATGGCTATCATTAAAGACCTTAAAAAAGGCACTTTCGTAAGAATTAATAACGAATACTACACTATAGTTGACTATGCCCACATTAAAATGGGCAGAGGCGGCGCTGTTCAACGTGTCAAAATGAAAAGTGTTAAAACCGGAGCCGTTACCGAAAATACCTACAACCCGGATGAAAATATTGAAATAGTAAAGGTTAATGAAAAACCTATGCAATATCTCTACAAAGAAAGCGGATTCTATTACTTTATGGACCCAACTACCTATGAACAAACTCCCCTTGCTGAAAATATCATAAAGGATATCCTAAAATACCTAAAAGAACAAATGACCATCCTCGTGCTAATGGCTGATGAAGAAATACTCGGCGTCAGATTACAAAATTCCTGCGAACTCAAAATAATAGAGACCGAACCTCCTTTGAAAAGCGCTCGTATATCCGGCGGTCTTAAACCGGCAAAATTGGAAACCGGCGCAATCGTTCAGGTCCCCCTATTCGTAGAGGCAGGCGAAGTAATAAAAATAGATACACGAACAGACGAATATATTTCAAGAGTCCAGTAA
- the rpoB gene encoding DNA-directed RNA polymerase subunit beta yields the protein MIKRFTKVKQLALQANLIQLQIDSYNEFLQPGTDISNREEKGLQAAFMAIFPIEDTHQRYRVEFVSYDIGSNVCKDGEAIREGRTFSCPLHAKFKLYAREPEGDLREAIEQNVYLGQLPAITERGTFIINGVERVVVNQLRRAPGAYFSEELHASGKRLFMGEIIPYRGPWIRYYTDVNDILWINLDKGHKLLVTTLLKVLGYATLEEQLKLFKKGSKEVPFIEATWNKDKVPDRDTALLKIYLLLRGVKISDVKLAEKFFKELYFSATRFNLAKVGRRKLNERFGTTGKELSLTPDDFINVIRGLMAFSEGNEKEDDLDHLGNKQLCRAGELLEDQFKIALSRLTWVMKERMLLEEKEKVTPSGVMDPTIIERVLQKFFGTSQLSQYVEQTNPLAELTHKRRISRLGPGGLTRETAGLEVRDVHHSHYGRICPIETPEGQNIGIITSLAIFARINVDGEMEAPYYKVKKGVITDEIIYLSSDDEDKYYIAHANVPVDKDGKFKEPLILVRRGVDYPIVKREEIDFIDVSPQEFISVSTALIPFLEHDDANRALMGSNMQRQAVPLLFPEVPLVGTDMESYVARDSGSVTIARNNGKVVRADADEIIVKRDKGDDFDYYRLVKFYRTNQDTCINQNISVKPGMSVKKGDILSDGCATKDGKLALGCNIFVAFMPWLGNNFNDAMAISENLLREDKFTSVSIQEFECEVRDTLLGPEEITSDIPSVPEEALAYLDEFGIIKVGAEVDYDDILVGKVSPKGEREFTPEERLLQAIFGEKARDVKDTSLRVPPGGYGKIIDVQILSRKGEDGLYKKEIERRAEEIKNRIERLSKYVKGLNIDAKVKTKRLRELKKQEETEIERISRGDELPHGVLKKVKVYIAQRRNAMIGDKLSGRHGNKGIVARIVAREDMPHLEDGTPIDIVLNPLSVPSRMNVGQILEATLGLAAKTLGYEAVTPGFNGASIEDIVRELKSAGLEGDGKALLIDGRTGEPFKEKVTVGYMYMIKLNHMVEDKIHARSTGSYTLITQQPLGGKAYFGGQRFGEMEVWALEAYGAAYTLQEMLTIKADDVPGRRELYESIIKGHKMPEPRIPASFNVLVKELNSLCLETLFLKE from the coding sequence ATGATAAAAAGGTTTACCAAGGTAAAGCAGTTAGCGTTACAAGCGAATCTAATTCAATTACAAATAGATTCGTACAATGAGTTTTTGCAACCCGGTACGGACATAAGTAATAGAGAAGAAAAGGGATTACAGGCAGCTTTTATGGCGATATTTCCCATAGAGGATACGCATCAAAGGTACAGGGTAGAGTTTGTTTCGTATGACATAGGGTCGAATGTATGTAAGGATGGCGAGGCTATAAGAGAGGGGAGGACATTTAGTTGTCCATTGCATGCGAAGTTTAAACTTTATGCAAGAGAACCCGAAGGAGACTTAAGAGAGGCCATAGAGCAGAACGTATATCTCGGGCAGCTTCCTGCAATCACCGAGAGAGGGACATTTATAATAAACGGGGTAGAGAGAGTAGTAGTAAACCAGTTAAGAAGAGCCCCGGGCGCGTATTTTTCGGAAGAATTACATGCTTCCGGGAAACGTCTTTTTATGGGAGAAATAATACCATACAGAGGCCCGTGGATAAGGTATTACACTGATGTAAACGACATATTATGGATAAATCTTGACAAGGGGCATAAATTACTTGTTACGACACTTTTGAAGGTGCTTGGTTATGCGACACTTGAAGAGCAGTTGAAGTTATTTAAGAAGGGTTCGAAAGAGGTTCCATTTATAGAAGCGACGTGGAACAAGGACAAAGTGCCTGACAGGGATACGGCATTATTGAAAATATATTTATTATTAAGGGGTGTAAAGATATCGGACGTAAAATTAGCGGAGAAGTTTTTCAAGGAATTATATTTTAGCGCAACGAGATTTAATTTAGCGAAAGTAGGGCGTAGGAAATTGAATGAGAGGTTTGGCACTACCGGTAAGGAGTTAAGTTTAACGCCGGATGATTTCATCAATGTTATTCGCGGGTTAATGGCATTTTCTGAAGGAAACGAGAAAGAGGATGACCTTGACCATTTGGGGAACAAACAGCTTTGCCGCGCAGGCGAGTTGCTTGAAGACCAGTTTAAGATAGCGTTATCGAGGCTTACGTGGGTAATGAAAGAAAGGATGTTATTAGAAGAGAAGGAGAAGGTAACGCCATCAGGGGTAATGGATCCGACGATTATAGAGCGAGTATTACAGAAATTTTTTGGAACATCGCAGTTATCGCAGTATGTGGAACAAACGAATCCGCTTGCAGAATTAACGCACAAGCGTAGGATTTCAAGGTTAGGGCCAGGCGGGTTAACGAGGGAAACTGCGGGTCTGGAAGTAAGGGACGTACATCATTCGCATTATGGTAGGATATGTCCGATAGAGACGCCGGAAGGTCAGAACATAGGAATCATAACTTCGCTTGCGATATTTGCGAGAATAAACGTAGACGGGGAAATGGAAGCGCCGTATTACAAAGTGAAGAAGGGAGTAATAACGGATGAAATAATATATTTGTCGTCAGACGATGAGGACAAATATTATATAGCGCATGCGAATGTTCCCGTTGACAAAGACGGAAAATTTAAAGAGCCATTAATTTTAGTAAGAAGAGGTGTAGATTATCCGATAGTTAAGCGGGAAGAGATAGATTTCATAGATGTTTCACCTCAGGAATTCATTTCGGTAAGCACAGCATTAATACCGTTTCTTGAGCATGACGATGCGAACAGGGCGTTGATGGGATCAAACATGCAAAGGCAGGCGGTACCTCTTTTATTCCCTGAAGTTCCTTTAGTCGGGACGGATATGGAAAGTTATGTAGCTCGTGACTCGGGAAGTGTAACGATAGCGAGGAACAACGGCAAGGTAGTAAGGGCCGATGCGGATGAGATAATAGTAAAGAGGGACAAAGGGGATGATTTTGATTATTACAGATTGGTAAAATTTTACAGGACAAACCAGGATACGTGTATAAATCAGAATATTTCTGTAAAACCAGGGATGAGTGTAAAGAAAGGCGATATATTATCGGACGGATGCGCAACTAAAGACGGAAAATTAGCTCTTGGTTGTAATATTTTTGTAGCATTCATGCCGTGGTTAGGGAACAATTTTAATGATGCTATGGCGATTTCCGAGAACTTATTACGGGAAGACAAGTTTACATCGGTAAGCATACAGGAATTTGAATGTGAAGTCAGGGATACGTTATTAGGGCCGGAAGAAATCACATCAGACATACCGAGTGTTCCTGAAGAAGCTTTAGCATATCTGGATGAATTTGGAATAATAAAAGTAGGGGCAGAAGTAGATTATGACGATATTCTTGTAGGGAAAGTATCACCGAAAGGGGAACGAGAATTTACGCCTGAAGAGAGATTATTGCAGGCAATATTTGGAGAAAAAGCAAGGGATGTAAAGGACACTTCTCTAAGAGTTCCGCCGGGAGGGTACGGGAAGATCATAGACGTACAGATATTGTCAAGAAAAGGGGAAGACGGATTATACAAGAAAGAAATAGAACGACGAGCGGAAGAGATAAAAAACAGAATAGAAAGATTATCCAAATATGTAAAAGGATTAAACATAGATGCGAAAGTAAAGACGAAGCGTCTTCGCGAGTTAAAAAAGCAAGAAGAGACGGAGATAGAAAGGATATCGCGCGGGGATGAATTACCGCATGGTGTATTAAAAAAGGTTAAAGTATATATAGCGCAGAGAAGGAATGCGATGATAGGGGATAAGCTTTCGGGAAGGCATGGGAACAAAGGAATAGTTGCGAGAATAGTTGCAAGAGAGGACATGCCGCATCTTGAGGACGGAACTCCTATAGACATAGTTTTGAATCCTTTAAGCGTTCCATCCAGAATGAATGTCGGGCAGATATTGGAAGCTACATTAGGTCTTGCGGCGAAGACGTTAGGGTATGAAGCAGTAACTCCCGGATTCAACGGCGCTTCGATAGAAGACATCGTAAGAGAATTAAAAAGCGCGGGATTAGAAGGGGATGGGAAAGCATTATTAATAGATGGAAGAACGGGAGAGCCATTTAAAGAGAAAGTAACAGTAGGATATATGTATATGATAAAGTTGAATCACATGGTAGAAGATAAGATACACGCACGTTCGACCGGTTCATATACGTTAATAACGCAGCAACCATTAGGTGGAAAGGCGTATTTTGGAGGCCAGCGATTTGGAGAAATGGAAGTATGGGCTCTTGAGGCATACGGTGCGGCATATACGTTACAGGAAATGTTAACAATAAAAGCCGACGACGTTCCCGGCAGACGAGAATTATACGAGTCAATCATAAAGGGGCACAAGATGCCAGAGCCAAGAATTCCGGCTTCATTTAATGTATTGGTAAAAGAATTAAACAGTCTTTGTCTTGAAACTTTATTTTTGAAAGAATAA
- a CDS encoding pitrilysin family protein has protein sequence MRIKKSVFALLTLFALSGSLHAFDLNDKVKEFTLDNGWRVIYMQRPYSPTIAIRLLFLSGSTDEPANKTGLAHLIEHMMFKGTKTFGTKDYNKELPLLLKQDSLYAKLKKESKKSKPDSLKLTKLQQELDSACALAREYIKQREISEIYEKAGAVGLNAATSKDYTMYVLQIPSNKLELWARVTADIIENTVFRGFYEEKNVVIQEVKMHKDEPSSLMNDELFKTAFKVHPYGKLIAGQVETVSDINKDDLTAFCKSYYIPSNGIIGIVGDVSFDEAKTIITKYFSHFPKKKLPPPTWKPEPVQTSERRVTLELPAEPQILIGYHTPTYSDSNPDAYILDVLSSVLSRGRTSRLHKQFVETNIAASAYTYTGAPGKRYPNLFVFKGAPAASHTIAEIENLFYKEIDKMKTEPVTDWELNRIKNDVKAQFLSIMSSNQSLVSQLLYYEGFWGGWEKLNDYTKIIDKVTAQDIINVANKYFTKENRTVITSVKKESGKSILDSSIEYYEKKTGKKIDDDTLGKLNMLIDNLNQTEKAGGQKVPDEQKLKIIRQVLDRVTGGEGK, from the coding sequence ATGCGTATCAAAAAATCTGTATTCGCACTTCTCACCCTCTTTGCTTTGTCGGGCTCGCTTCACGCCTTTGACCTTAATGATAAAGTAAAAGAGTTCACTCTCGATAACGGGTGGCGCGTTATATATATGCAACGTCCCTATTCACCCACAATCGCAATCAGACTGTTATTCCTTTCCGGTAGCACCGACGAACCTGCAAATAAAACAGGTCTCGCTCACCTTATAGAACATATGATGTTCAAAGGTACCAAAACTTTCGGCACTAAAGATTACAACAAAGAACTCCCTCTCCTCCTTAAACAAGATAGTTTGTATGCTAAATTAAAAAAAGAATCTAAAAAATCAAAACCCGATTCTCTGAAATTAACAAAACTTCAACAGGAACTTGACTCTGCCTGCGCTCTCGCAAGAGAATATATAAAACAAAGAGAAATATCCGAAATCTATGAAAAAGCCGGTGCCGTTGGTTTAAACGCCGCAACCAGTAAAGATTATACTATGTACGTTCTGCAAATACCCTCCAACAAACTCGAACTCTGGGCAAGGGTGACCGCCGATATAATCGAAAATACCGTTTTTAGAGGATTCTACGAAGAAAAAAACGTGGTAATACAGGAAGTAAAAATGCACAAAGATGAACCCTCAAGCCTGATGAATGACGAATTATTCAAAACTGCTTTTAAAGTCCATCCTTACGGGAAACTCATAGCAGGCCAGGTAGAAACCGTCTCCGACATAAATAAAGATGACTTAACGGCTTTTTGCAAATCCTATTATATCCCTTCTAACGGAATTATCGGCATAGTCGGAGATGTAAGCTTCGATGAAGCAAAAACTATCATAACTAAATACTTCTCCCACTTCCCAAAGAAAAAACTCCCCCCTCCAACATGGAAACCCGAACCTGTACAGACTTCCGAAAGAAGAGTAACTCTGGAACTCCCGGCTGAACCCCAAATACTAATCGGTTACCATACTCCCACTTATTCCGATTCCAACCCCGATGCCTATATCCTGGATGTCTTGTCTTCCGTTCTCTCAAGAGGAAGAACTTCCCGCCTTCATAAACAATTTGTAGAAACGAATATCGCCGCCTCCGCATACACGTACACAGGCGCACCCGGCAAAAGATACCCGAATCTCTTTGTTTTCAAAGGCGCTCCCGCAGCTTCCCATACAATTGCAGAAATAGAAAATCTCTTCTATAAAGAAATTGACAAAATGAAAACCGAACCCGTAACCGATTGGGAACTTAATCGAATAAAAAATGACGTCAAAGCGCAGTTCCTGAGCATAATGTCCAGTAACCAGTCGTTGGTTTCTCAACTTCTATACTACGAAGGTTTCTGGGGCGGTTGGGAAAAACTTAATGATTATACGAAAATTATTGATAAAGTTACCGCTCAGGATATCATTAACGTGGCAAATAAATATTTCACAAAAGAAAATAGAACCGTTATCACTTCCGTGAAAAAAGAATCGGGCAAATCAATACTCGATTCCTCCATTGAATACTACGAAAAGAAAACAGGTAAAAAAATAGACGATGATACGCTTGGCAAATTAAATATGCTCATAGATAATCTAAACCAAACTGAAAAAGCTGGCGGTCAAAAGGTGCCCGATGAACAAAAACTTAAAATTATTCGCCAGGTGCTGGATAGAGTCACCGGTGGGGAGGGAAAATGA